The Caldicellulosiruptor changbaiensis genome has a segment encoding these proteins:
- a CDS encoding nucleoside triphosphate pyrophosphohydrolase family protein, with product MKDIFIDDFQYVVDELLIRNKSILDSLTKFSESAARVNRSIIKSVTNCGCIRINAKKQEIPIDVSLKEAKKYLKTHVEGQLCENCRDLIEKEIGSTLFYLASICNTLDLNLYDIVLKEIERMKTLGEFNLR from the coding sequence TTGAAGGACATCTTTATAGACGATTTCCAATACGTAGTTGACGAGTTGCTAATAAGAAACAAAAGTATACTTGATAGTCTTACCAAATTTTCTGAATCAGCAGCAAGGGTCAACAGGAGCATAATAAAGTCTGTCACAAACTGTGGATGTATAAGAATAAATGCTAAAAAACAAGAGATTCCAATAGATGTGAGCTTGAAAGAGGCAAAGAAGTATTTAAAGACTCATGTAGAAGGTCAGCTTTGTGAAAACTGCAGAGACTTGATTGAAAAAGAGATTGGAAGTACACTTTTTTATTTAGCTTCCATTTGTAACACCTTGGATTTGAATTTATATGACATTGTATTAAAAGAAATCGAAAGAATGAAAACACTTGGTGAGTTCAATCTAAGATAA
- the aroA gene encoding 3-phosphoshikimate 1-carboxyvinyltransferase, whose product MNVKIEGRRKIRAKVTIPPDKSISHRSIMIGSLARGTTEIENFLFAEDCLSTINCFKKLGAEIEIKNDKVIVKGKNYSLSAPQQVLDCGNSGTTTRLLLGILSTQEFEAVLDGDSSLRKRPMKRVTQPLGQMGACFEFLEKEDCLPIKVKGKKNLKPIDYTLPVSSAQVKSALIFAALKAEGKSVIKELPMSRDHTELMLKSAGADIATCFENGFYKIEVMPSNLEALKIKVPSDISSAAFFIVLALICEDSEVIIENCILNPTRTGIIDILKQMGADIKIKNVQIQNGETIGTIVAKTSSLRGATVDKNDIPRIIDEIPILAVAAAFADGKTIIDNASELRVKESDRIKTTLEMLKNFGAECYELENGLEIVGSRDNLKAGVVNSYNDHRIAMAASILACAVDGESTITNAECVSISFPNFYKILLGHSKKV is encoded by the coding sequence ATGAATGTAAAAATTGAAGGCAGAAGAAAGATAAGAGCAAAGGTTACTATACCACCTGATAAATCTATATCACACAGAAGTATAATGATTGGAAGTTTAGCAAGAGGAACAACCGAGATAGAAAACTTTTTGTTTGCTGAAGACTGTCTAAGCACAATAAACTGCTTCAAAAAACTTGGCGCTGAGATAGAAATAAAAAATGACAAGGTTATTGTAAAAGGAAAAAATTATAGTTTATCCGCCCCTCAACAGGTATTAGATTGCGGTAATTCTGGAACAACTACAAGATTGCTACTTGGGATTTTGTCAACACAAGAGTTTGAGGCAGTTTTAGATGGCGACAGTTCTCTTCGAAAAAGACCTATGAAAAGAGTAACACAGCCCTTGGGACAAATGGGTGCATGCTTCGAATTTTTAGAAAAAGAGGACTGTCTTCCAATAAAGGTAAAAGGCAAAAAGAATTTAAAACCCATTGATTACACATTGCCAGTTTCAAGTGCACAGGTAAAATCAGCACTTATTTTTGCAGCTTTGAAAGCAGAGGGAAAAAGCGTTATAAAAGAGTTACCTATGTCAAGAGACCACACAGAACTTATGTTAAAGTCTGCCGGAGCAGATATTGCTACTTGTTTTGAAAATGGTTTTTACAAGATAGAGGTTATGCCAAGTAATTTAGAGGCGCTTAAGATAAAAGTTCCTTCGGATATATCTTCTGCTGCATTTTTTATTGTGCTTGCTCTTATATGTGAAGATAGTGAAGTAATAATCGAGAATTGCATTTTAAACCCTACGCGAACAGGTATAATCGACATTCTAAAACAAATGGGTGCTGATATTAAGATTAAAAATGTTCAAATTCAAAATGGCGAGACCATTGGCACAATAGTTGCAAAAACCAGCAGTTTAAGAGGAGCAACGGTTGACAAAAATGATATTCCCCGGATTATAGATGAGATACCAATCTTGGCTGTTGCTGCAGCTTTTGCTGATGGAAAGACCATTATAGACAATGCCTCAGAACTTAGGGTAAAGGAAAGTGATAGGATAAAAACAACCCTTGAGATGTTAAAAAATTTTGGAGCTGAGTGCTATGAGCTTGAAAATGGATTAGAAATTGTTGGTTCAAGAGACAATCTAAAAGCTGGCGTTGTCAATTCATACAACGACCACAGAATTGCCATGGCAGCATCTATTTTGGCATGTGCAGTTGATGGTGAAAGTACAATTACGAATGCAGAGTGTGTATCAATATCTTTTCCAAACTTTTATAAAATTCTTCTTGGGCACAGCAAAAAGGTATAA
- the aroF gene encoding 3-deoxy-7-phosphoheptulonate synthase, whose product MIIVMKKDCKESEIEEVVKLITSLGLRPHISQGIERTVIGVIGDERILSDVPVELLPGVDRIIPILESYKLASRTFKSEPTVIKIKDVEIGGNTLTLIGGPCAIESYEQMFEVAEKIKKSGAKILRGGAYKPRTSPYSFQGLEEEGLKILKEAATRYDLLVITEVISENAVDKAYDYVDIFQIGARNMQNFNLLKYVGRQDKPVLLKRGLAATIEEWLNAAEYILSEGNPNVILCERGIRTFETATRNTLDISAIPVVKEKSHLPIIVDPSHAAGKAKYVPALSKAAIAAGADGLMIEVHPNPKQALSDGPQSITPDEFDKLVKEISQIAKSIGKSV is encoded by the coding sequence GTGATTATTGTTATGAAAAAAGATTGCAAAGAATCAGAAATTGAAGAGGTTGTAAAGCTAATCACATCACTTGGGCTTCGCCCACACATCTCTCAAGGTATTGAAAGAACTGTAATTGGTGTTATTGGTGATGAGAGAATACTTTCAGATGTGCCAGTTGAACTTCTTCCTGGAGTTGATAGGATAATACCAATCTTAGAGAGCTACAAACTCGCAAGCAGGACATTCAAGAGCGAGCCAACAGTTATAAAAATTAAAGATGTTGAAATTGGTGGAAATACGTTAACACTTATTGGCGGTCCTTGTGCAATTGAAAGCTATGAGCAGATGTTCGAAGTTGCTGAAAAGATCAAAAAAAGTGGAGCAAAAATACTAAGAGGTGGAGCTTACAAGCCCAGAACATCTCCATATTCGTTTCAGGGTCTTGAAGAAGAAGGTTTAAAGATATTAAAGGAGGCAGCAACAAGATATGACCTTTTGGTTATAACAGAAGTTATAAGTGAAAATGCTGTTGACAAAGCATACGATTATGTAGACATCTTTCAGATTGGTGCAAGAAATATGCAAAATTTTAATTTACTAAAATATGTAGGAAGACAAGATAAACCTGTGCTTTTAAAGCGTGGTCTTGCTGCAACAATTGAAGAGTGGCTAAATGCTGCTGAGTACATTTTGAGCGAAGGAAATCCTAATGTCATACTTTGCGAAAGAGGAATTAGAACTTTTGAGACAGCAACAAGAAATACGCTTGACATATCTGCAATACCAGTTGTGAAGGAAAAGAGCCACTTGCCAATTATTGTGGACCCGAGCCATGCAGCTGGAAAAGCAAAGTATGTTCCAGCACTCTCAAAAGCAGCAATTGCAGCAGGTGCTGATGGGCTTATGATTGAAGTGCATCCAAATCCAAAGCAGGCTCTATCTGATGGTCCACAGTCGATTACACCTGATGAATTCGATAAACTTGTAAAGGAAATATCTCAAATTGCTAAATCAATCGGAAAGAGTGTATGA
- a CDS encoding prephenate dehydrogenase: MRNKILVVGLGLIGGSLAKAFNKCGFEVHAHDINQNSIEKAIKEGIVKEKIEDLEDVEDEYAFSFICVPVLESIGVLEKLSSKIKKGIITDVGSTKAQICEFALKNRISNFIGGHPMAGTEKIGYEYSFDTLFKGAYYFITPLDINEKANVQKLKELLNTIGCRVEEIDYSLHDTITGVISHLPHIVSAALVNMLNENSIFCKFAGGGFKDITRISSSSPKMWADISFSNKKVLLELIDKYIDLLINFKSNLESDNYNDIYSYFERAKSIRDKIVSDSK; encoded by the coding sequence ATGAGAAATAAGATTTTGGTGGTTGGGCTTGGCTTGATTGGTGGTTCACTTGCCAAGGCATTTAACAAATGTGGATTTGAAGTCCACGCACATGATATAAATCAAAATTCAATTGAAAAGGCAATAAAAGAAGGTATTGTAAAAGAGAAAATAGAGGATTTAGAAGATGTAGAAGATGAATATGCCTTTAGTTTCATATGTGTGCCTGTATTAGAAAGTATTGGTGTTTTAGAAAAACTATCGTCAAAGATAAAAAAAGGAATTATTACAGATGTTGGTAGCACAAAAGCTCAGATTTGTGAGTTTGCTTTGAAAAATAGAATTTCTAACTTCATTGGCGGTCATCCAATGGCAGGTACAGAAAAAATAGGATATGAGTATTCTTTTGACACTCTCTTTAAAGGCGCTTATTATTTTATTACACCACTTGATATAAATGAGAAAGCCAATGTTCAGAAATTAAAAGAACTTTTGAACACAATTGGGTGCAGAGTTGAGGAAATTGACTATAGCCTCCACGACACAATAACAGGAGTAATTTCTCACCTTCCTCACATTGTGTCTGCTGCGCTTGTGAATATGTTAAATGAAAATAGCATCTTTTGCAAATTTGCTGGAGGGGGTTTTAAAGACATCACTCGTATCTCCTCCTCCAGCCCTAAGATGTGGGCAGATATATCCTTTTCAAACAAAAAGGTTTTGCTTGAACTGATAGATAAGTATATAGACTTATTGATAAACTTTAAATCAAATCTTGAAAGTGACAACTACAATGATATTTACTCATACTTTGAACGAGCAAAATCAATAAGAGATAAGATTGTGAGTGATAGTAAATGA
- the hisC gene encoding histidinol-phosphate transaminase, with protein MFREVIRTISPYIPGKPISEVKRELGLEKVIKLASNENPLGPSENVKKAIKESLDDLSLYPDGNCTELKLKLAKKLNVKPTQIIFGAGSDEITQLIASIFINPGDNSIMARPSFPRYETVTKVMGGIPIEIPLKNHTHDLEEFSKHINERTRVIWICNPNNPTGTIVKKDELYNFIKSVPSEIAVVVDQAYKEYIDDPEYPDAIHWLDEFKNLIVLQTFSKIYGLASLRIGYAIASEEIIEKLNRVRPPFNVNHVAQIAAIAALDDQEHIKKAKELNKKSLEFFYKSFEEMNLPYIKSYGNFVMVDVTKDAVEVFKKLLLKGIIVRPGDIFDMPTYIRVTTGLESDNMEFIKALKEVL; from the coding sequence TTGTTCAGAGAGGTCATACGTACTATTTCGCCATATATCCCTGGAAAACCAATCTCTGAAGTAAAAAGAGAACTGGGACTTGAAAAGGTTATAAAGCTTGCCTCAAATGAAAATCCATTAGGACCTTCTGAAAATGTCAAAAAAGCAATAAAAGAAAGTTTGGACGACTTAAGCTTATACCCTGACGGAAACTGTACAGAACTAAAGTTAAAGCTTGCAAAGAAGCTAAATGTAAAGCCTACGCAGATAATATTTGGTGCTGGTTCTGATGAAATTACTCAGCTTATAGCCAGCATATTTATTAATCCCGGCGATAACTCAATAATGGCAAGACCTTCTTTTCCAAGATACGAAACTGTGACCAAAGTGATGGGCGGTATTCCCATTGAGATTCCTCTAAAAAACCATACTCATGACCTTGAAGAATTCTCCAAACATATAAATGAAAGAACAAGAGTAATATGGATTTGCAACCCCAACAATCCAACAGGTACAATTGTCAAAAAAGATGAGCTTTATAACTTCATCAAATCTGTACCATCTGAAATTGCAGTTGTTGTTGACCAAGCATACAAAGAGTACATCGACGACCCAGAATATCCAGATGCTATCCACTGGCTTGATGAGTTTAAAAACTTGATTGTACTTCAGACATTCTCAAAGATTTATGGTCTTGCATCACTTAGAATTGGTTATGCTATAGCTTCAGAAGAAATAATTGAAAAGCTAAACAGGGTAAGACCACCTTTTAACGTCAATCATGTAGCTCAGATTGCTGCAATTGCCGCACTTGATGACCAAGAACATATAAAGAAGGCAAAGGAGCTTAACAAAAAGTCACTCGAATTTTTCTACAAAAGTTTTGAGGAAATGAACCTTCCATATATTAAGTCTTACGGCAACTTTGTAATGGTAGATGTAACAAAAGATGCTGTTGAGGTGTTTAAAAAGCTCCTTTTAAAAGGTATAATTGTAAGACCAGGGGATATTTTTGACATGCCCACATATATTAGAGTAACAACAGGACTGGAGAGTGATAACATGGAATTTATAAAGGCTTTGAAAGAAGTTCTGTAA
- a CDS encoding ABC transporter substrate-binding protein produces MSFKKKSALIVALIFIFATIAGSFVPVGTKNAEAASKKVVTFTMFSADATVQYHPDIFSTAIGQEITKKTGVRLKIEHFVGMDQATKVSLMLASGDLPDLVYGSGEHKQFIQNKVLVPLEGYIQKYGTWTKKAYSEADLKKLRQADGHIYFLSYSRGEVSPSSMGEGLYVMIDMLKKNKWPRLRYWEDLVPMLRAYVKKYPKYKGMPVIGMSAITEGSRFYVIQDPATGLNGLIADTVQFDPKTYTASYDPAGVGMYKAYKALNQLWNEGLFDKEAFVQTYDQWQAKIAQGRVVTSWGRSWHFTNAFNTLRKNGEDDRILVPFGIVFKGVKKSRYVMLQSIGTRDGVSITKKCKDPVTAFKFLDSLLNPDVQKLMFWGIKGRDYLVDKKGKMYRTQAMIDKARDPVYQKQEGLGYWNIYPRWQLKLPDGNYVKPDLDPDIAYMQWAPAQKQVLDAYKAKTFVEPPFADEPESPKWGYAWEINVPPEKQKEIQVPLNIANDLARKYIPLLIMAPKGKYDEVWNKYKTEVRQKINSKVIADFYTQELRKRMEDWYGIKIK; encoded by the coding sequence GTGAGTTTTAAAAAGAAAAGTGCTTTGATAGTAGCTTTAATCTTTATTTTTGCAACAATTGCTGGCAGCTTTGTTCCTGTTGGAACAAAAAATGCAGAAGCTGCATCTAAAAAAGTTGTAACTTTCACAATGTTTAGTGCTGATGCAACAGTGCAATACCATCCTGACATTTTTAGCACAGCAATAGGTCAAGAAATTACAAAAAAGACAGGTGTTAGACTTAAGATTGAACACTTTGTTGGTATGGACCAGGCAACAAAGGTATCGCTGATGCTTGCATCGGGTGACTTGCCAGATCTTGTATATGGTAGCGGTGAGCACAAACAGTTTATTCAGAACAAAGTCTTAGTACCACTAGAAGGATATATTCAAAAATATGGAACATGGACAAAGAAGGCATATTCAGAGGCTGACTTAAAGAAACTGCGTCAGGCGGACGGTCATATTTATTTCTTGAGCTACTCAAGAGGAGAAGTATCTCCAAGCTCAATGGGTGAAGGTTTATATGTAATGATTGATATGCTAAAGAAAAATAAGTGGCCAAGGCTTAGATATTGGGAAGATTTGGTTCCAATGTTGAGAGCTTATGTTAAGAAGTATCCAAAATACAAAGGTATGCCTGTTATAGGGATGTCTGCAATTACAGAAGGTTCAAGATTTTACGTCATTCAAGACCCAGCGACAGGGTTAAATGGACTGATTGCAGACACTGTTCAGTTTGATCCAAAAACTTATACGGCATCTTATGACCCGGCAGGTGTGGGAATGTACAAAGCATACAAAGCATTGAATCAGCTGTGGAATGAAGGATTATTTGATAAAGAAGCATTTGTCCAAACATATGACCAATGGCAAGCAAAGATAGCTCAGGGTAGAGTAGTAACTTCATGGGGAAGGTCATGGCATTTCACTAATGCATTTAATACACTGAGAAAGAATGGAGAAGACGATAGAATATTGGTTCCATTTGGGATAGTTTTCAAAGGTGTTAAAAAGTCAAGGTATGTTATGTTACAGTCAATTGGCACGCGTGATGGAGTAAGTATAACTAAAAAGTGTAAAGACCCAGTTACAGCATTTAAGTTTTTAGACTCATTATTAAATCCTGATGTTCAAAAACTCATGTTCTGGGGAATCAAGGGGAGAGACTACCTTGTTGACAAGAAAGGCAAGATGTACAGAACTCAAGCTATGATAGACAAGGCAAGAGATCCTGTATATCAGAAACAAGAAGGACTTGGTTATTGGAATATTTATCCAAGATGGCAATTAAAACTTCCAGATGGCAACTATGTAAAACCTGATCTTGATCCAGATATTGCATACATGCAATGGGCACCTGCACAAAAACAAGTACTTGATGCTTATAAAGCAAAGACATTTGTAGAACCACCATTTGCAGATGAACCTGAATCTCCAAAATGGGGTTATGCTTGGGAGATTAATGTTCCACCAGAAAAACAAAAAGAAATCCAGGTTCCTTTAAATATTGCTAATGATTTAGCAAGAAAGTACATTCCACTGCTTATTATGGCACCAAAGGGCAAATATG
- a CDS encoding ABC transporter substrate-binding protein, with the protein MSKRLKVVATLICMVFILSNVLLVGTSTSNSVKAASSSQQVKVLTFFYGDSNADPHPDLFSTPVGKELTKLTGVRLKIEYLAGQDEATKIGLMLASGDLPDLIHGHQEHGKLIEAGVLVPLDNYIQKYGKYCKQIYSAKDLKRLRQKDGHIYFLSPYRNEITPDLKPDGFWLPIDLLEKAKWPKVRYWEDYLQLIRDYVKKNPKIEGKPTIGFTFITESWRFFTLTNPPSYLMGYQNDGDVIVDPKTYQAKVYATMEESKRYYRDLNKLWKEGLIDKEVFVQNYDTYLSKIAQGRVVGFYDQWWQFGYDAEASLKNAKKYNRMHISFPVVYKGVQRARYLMIQPIGARDGISITKKCKDPLTAFKFLDTLCSLEAQKLMYWGIKGVDYSVDKNGKMYLTDKQKKQREDPVYRKKQGLGYWWVFPHAYLKLQDGNYREPGFDPDYVYKNFSPAEKKVLDAYKAKTFMQPPFTDTPLETPYGFAWEINIPADRTDVTIATQKMSEVQRKYLPQLVMAKSDSDFERIWKEYVKAFEKTNYKVYEKFKTEMIQWRVKNWN; encoded by the coding sequence ATGTCAAAAAGATTGAAGGTTGTTGCGACGCTTATTTGTATGGTATTTATTCTTTCAAATGTACTTTTGGTTGGTACTTCTACCTCTAATTCTGTGAAAGCGGCTTCAAGTAGTCAGCAGGTAAAAGTATTGACATTTTTCTACGGCGACTCTAATGCAGACCCACATCCGGATTTATTTAGTACACCAGTAGGTAAGGAACTAACAAAGCTTACTGGTGTAAGACTTAAAATTGAGTACTTAGCAGGACAGGATGAGGCGACAAAAATAGGACTTATGCTTGCATCAGGCGATTTGCCAGATTTAATTCATGGACATCAAGAGCATGGAAAGTTAATTGAAGCAGGTGTTTTGGTTCCTTTGGACAACTACATTCAAAAGTACGGAAAATATTGCAAACAAATCTATAGTGCAAAAGATCTCAAGAGACTCAGACAAAAAGATGGACATATCTATTTCTTGTCTCCATACAGAAATGAAATCACACCAGATTTAAAACCAGATGGTTTCTGGCTTCCAATTGATTTGCTTGAAAAGGCAAAGTGGCCAAAAGTAAGATATTGGGAAGATTACCTACAGCTCATAAGAGATTATGTAAAGAAAAATCCAAAGATTGAGGGTAAGCCTACAATTGGATTTACCTTTATTACAGAAAGCTGGAGATTCTTTACTCTTACAAATCCGCCATCATACCTAATGGGTTATCAAAACGATGGCGATGTCATTGTTGATCCAAAAACTTACCAGGCAAAAGTATATGCAACTATGGAAGAGTCAAAGCGATATTACAGGGATTTGAACAAGTTGTGGAAAGAAGGGTTAATTGACAAAGAAGTATTTGTTCAGAACTATGACACTTATCTTTCAAAGATTGCTCAAGGTAGAGTAGTAGGATTTTATGATCAATGGTGGCAATTTGGATATGATGCGGAAGCATCACTCAAAAATGCAAAGAAATACAACAGAATGCACATTTCATTCCCTGTTGTTTACAAAGGTGTGCAAAGAGCAAGATATCTTATGATTCAACCAATAGGAGCTCGAGATGGAATCAGTATTACCAAGAAATGTAAAGATCCACTTACAGCATTTAAGTTCTTGGATACACTATGTTCTTTAGAAGCACAAAAGCTAATGTATTGGGGAATCAAAGGTGTTGATTATAGTGTAGATAAGAATGGTAAAATGTATTTAACAGACAAACAGAAGAAACAAAGAGAAGATCCCGTATATCGTAAAAAACAGGGCCTTGGTTACTGGTGGGTATTCCCACATGCATATTTGAAACTGCAAGATGGAAACTATAGAGAGCCAGGATTTGACCCAGACTATGTATACAAGAATTTCTCACCAGCTGAGAAGAAAGTACTTGATGCTTATAAAGCAAAAACCTTCATGCAGCCGCCATTTACAGACACACCACTTGAAACACCATATGGTTTTGCATGGGAGATTAACATTCCTGCTGATAGAACAGATGTAACTATAGCAACTCAAAAGATGAGCGAGGTACAGAGAAAGTATCTTCCACAACTTGTAATGGCAAAGAGTGATAGTGATTTTGAGAGAATATGGAAAGAGTATGTTAAAGCTTTTGAGAAGACAAACTATAAGGTATATGAGAAATTTAAGACTGAGATGATTCAGTGGAGAGTAAAGAATTGGAATTAA
- a CDS encoding sugar phosphate isomerase/epimerase family protein, whose amino-acid sequence MKISFSTVGCPNFTWNEILATAKDFGYDGIELRGICDELEVYRASPFVGDNLKFTKKRLDDLNLEISCIATSCYLFDKKAKDATIEAAEKHMRLAKELDCKYIRVLGDEWITPGENVDEEFVKEMLCMLCEIAKSYDVDVLIETNGIWANSQKLAALLEKVPYQNVGVVWDIHHPYRFFNEDVEYTYSNLKDYIKHVHVKDSKIENGKLVFKMIGEGDVPIEKAINLLIKDNYTGYISLEWVKRWFSELEEPGVVFLGFINKIKSLVK is encoded by the coding sequence ATGAAGATTAGCTTTTCAACTGTTGGATGTCCAAATTTTACATGGAACGAAATACTCGCAACTGCGAAGGACTTTGGATATGATGGTATTGAACTTAGAGGGATATGTGATGAGCTTGAGGTTTATAGAGCATCTCCTTTTGTTGGTGATAATTTGAAGTTCACAAAAAAGAGATTAGATGACCTAAATCTGGAGATTTCTTGTATAGCAACATCTTGTTATCTCTTTGACAAAAAAGCCAAAGATGCCACAATTGAGGCAGCAGAAAAACATATGAGGTTAGCAAAAGAACTTGACTGCAAATACATAAGAGTCTTGGGAGATGAGTGGATAACACCAGGGGAAAATGTAGACGAGGAATTTGTAAAAGAGATGCTATGCATGCTGTGTGAGATAGCAAAAAGTTATGATGTTGATGTTTTGATTGAAACAAATGGCATTTGGGCAAATTCTCAAAAGCTTGCAGCTTTGCTTGAAAAGGTGCCATATCAGAATGTTGGAGTTGTTTGGGATATTCATCATCCATATAGATTTTTTAATGAGGATGTAGAGTACACATATAGTAATTTAAAGGACTATATAAAACACGTTCATGTAAAAGATTCAAAAATAGAAAATGGTAAACTTGTGTTTAAGATGATTGGAGAAGGTGATGTTCCAATCGAAAAAGCTATTAATTTGTTAATCAAGGATAATTATACAGGGTATATTTCGCTGGAATGGGTAAAAAGATGGTTCTCTGAGCTTGAAGAGCCCGGCGTTGTGTTTTTAGGGTTTATAAACAAAATAAAAAGCCTTGTTAAATAA
- a CDS encoding uroporphyrinogen decarboxylase family protein, whose amino-acid sequence MNEIKIDLKAFWEENDYCRQNFDKKTRIPIHFWLDDHFLFEFVGPFSTVKYYTDKAVRLEIHKKANDILEKELGMRFYSEEELDPPEPTRFEVVMGSKVVISEGGTPWLEPAIDSVDEVKDLIRKLEKVEIKNVVTTELIDAKNSYELQTGKKLRWGSMIRGPATIATSLLGTTNLCILLMDEPELMDEFFKILGTKLVEYIRLLRSYCDIEYNGISINDDNCFLFSPKLYERYCAPIMESLFKEFAPNKTDTRYQHSDSNMQHIIPILNDLGVNAVNFGPEIHPATIRKLMPNARIYGQMPPFVLRNGTKEEIIEIVKRDMDVLKADGNFVETPAGSIASGTPLENIRIYMWAVQEYGRL is encoded by the coding sequence ATGAATGAAATAAAAATTGATTTAAAGGCATTCTGGGAGGAAAATGACTACTGCAGGCAAAACTTTGACAAAAAAACGCGCATTCCAATTCATTTTTGGCTTGATGACCACTTCTTATTTGAGTTTGTTGGTCCATTTTCTACTGTCAAGTACTACACCGACAAAGCTGTTAGATTGGAGATTCATAAAAAGGCAAATGATATATTGGAAAAAGAGCTTGGAATGAGATTTTATTCAGAAGAAGAATTAGACCCGCCTGAGCCAACGAGGTTTGAAGTTGTCATGGGTTCGAAAGTGGTTATTTCTGAAGGGGGAACACCTTGGCTTGAGCCTGCAATTGACTCTGTGGATGAGGTAAAGGACTTAATTAGAAAGCTTGAAAAGGTTGAAATAAAAAATGTGGTAACTACTGAGCTTATAGATGCTAAAAATAGCTATGAACTCCAAACTGGCAAAAAACTAAGATGGGGCTCTATGATAAGAGGACCAGCAACAATTGCAACAAGTTTATTGGGTACAACTAACCTTTGCATTTTGCTGATGGATGAACCAGAGCTTATGGATGAGTTTTTTAAAATTTTGGGAACAAAACTTGTTGAGTACATAAGGCTTTTAAGAAGTTATTGTGATATTGAATACAACGGAATATCAATTAATGATGACAACTGCTTTTTGTTTTCACCAAAGCTTTATGAAAGATATTGTGCGCCTATAATGGAGAGCTTATTTAAAGAATTTGCTCCAAACAAAACTGACACAAGATATCAGCACTCAGACAGCAACATGCAGCATATAATTCCTATTTTGAATGATTTGGGAGTAAATGCAGTGAACTTTGGGCCAGAAATACATCCTGCTACTATAAGAAAACTTATGCCAAATGCACGAATCTATGGCCAAATGCCACCTTTTGTTCTTAGAAATGGTACAAAAGAAGAGATAATTGAAATTGTAAAAAGAGATATGGATGTGTTAAAAGCAGATGGCAATTTTGTTGAAACTCCTGCTGGTTCTATTGCTTCTGGTACACCTTTAGAAAATATTAGAATTTATATGTGGGCTGTGCAAGAATATGGCAGATTATAA